Genomic segment of Chionomys nivalis chromosome 17, mChiNiv1.1, whole genome shotgun sequence:
acaGGTACATACAGAAAATACTCAAAGAAAATGCAAACGGCAGAACTGACATGTAAGTCATTTCCAGCAATCATAAAAACACTTCTTGCTCTGCtcattagaaaattatttttattgttttgtaaatGTCTCACTTTGGGCAAACTGAGGGACGTGGTGCTCACAGGAAGTGGGGATGAGACAGGTGGAGGGGGGAGGCCTGGGTTGGCCTATGCAACCTCCTCTGGCAGCCTCCCCAACACCTACTGAGGCTGAACCCCTCTCCCATCCTCAGAGACAACAGAAAAAGAGCCAGGTTAGGACAGCAAGATAACAAGACTCTGGACACAAGCCTGGAGATATGGTGCTCCCCCCAAGAGCTCATAGTGACGATGCTGAAGGTCTGTATGCCAGTCCCTAGCAGAGCCAAGAGACACACTAGTCTTCTCCACGTCTGGTTCCTCTAGGTTAGAAGGCTCAACTGCTGCACAAGACAGTCATAGTGAAGCGGCCACACCGAGCATGTCACTAGGAGGCTGCTGTAGTCCTCCTGGGGACTCTTGGACACCCACACCCCTAGGTGGATCTCAGCTGGGCATGACTCCAGCCCTACCTGTGCCTTGGGGTATGCCTTTCATCTCCACAGATACTCAGAGCTCAACTGTTGTCTCTGAGCCCCTGCCAGCCCAGCTTCACTCTCATGCACAGTGTCCTTGCTGGCTTGTGCCCATGGGGGAATAAGCCTCCTGTCCTGTTTCTCCCCAGGAGACTTTTAGGCTGCCTTCTGTGAATCAGTCCCTCACACATCTAGACACAGGTTATTAGGGCAAGCTGGCCTTGCCCTGCCTTTTCATACTAACACCTTAGAATCTAGAGGGACTTCTAGAGGGGCCTCCTCTGTTTTCCAAAGAGCTTGAGAGGCTACCCCTAAAGGCAGAGAAAATCAAGGAGCTGCATCTGCTCCCATGGATGTGCTGGGATCTGGCATGGGGTCCTTCGTAGTAGGCAGAAGCCAAATATTGGCCTTCTTACCCTTCCCAGCCTGGTCACGTTTGCAGGAGAACTCCCACAAGCCCCATGCAGGAAGCCAAACAGGTGCTGAAAACCTCTCAGCCTATGAGAAGGCAGAAGGGCCACACTGGCCGTATTCAGGAAAACAGATGGGACCTATACCCCGTGTCACAGttccttctcttcatttctcAGCTCTTTGCCTTCTTGAAGGTCAGGGTGGGTCGAACATTAGTACTTGCACCCACCTGGCCAAGACTACCCTGTCCCTTAACTTGGAAGGTACAGGACACTTCAGGCCCAGGCAGTTTGCATGGGATGGTGGGAACTACTTTGAGGCATGTGGAGGTCTGGTTAGGGCAGAGGAAACCGGTTCTTTGGTATTAAAGCAACAAAAAGCTATGATAGAAGAGCCTCATCTCCTaagcaaagacagaaggagacaAGTCCTACCTTTCTCAGTATCTCTGAGGAACCCAAGGAAGAGAGGATCAGGGCCTAGCCCTATCAAGCGTGGCTGCTTCATATTCTGTGAGGCCCTAATACTTGTCCTGCTTACAACCACAACTCAGAGAATCTGTGAATGGCCCAGCAAGGGGAAGGCCGGCGTTGCCTAGGCGATAAACCATGCTGCTCTGCCTTGGTCCTGCGGTGCCCCTGCCACCATTAAATACAGGTCTCACAGACAATGGCTGCCTCCTCGGCACTCTGAGGACACCTGGCCCTCTATGCTGAGTTAAGCGAATGGGTTATTTCTTGCTAAAATCACATCACTTAAAGAGCCTGTAGAGTTTCATTTTTTCCTCGAAGAGACAGAATTTCACCCTGCATTCCGAAAACATTTGCTGAGCCCTACTAACCAAGTCCTGTTTCCTCTGAGTGGCAGCTGGGGAAGCCCAACCCTCTGGCTCACTGGCCAGGCTTTAGTCCCAACCTCTGATAAGACTGTGGGGGAGGCAGTGTCTCTTAAGTCTCTCCTGGGGTGCACACATAGGTGCAGTATCAGGGACAGGACAGGTTCTGGCCACCAGGCCAAACCAAATCTCCCATATGAGGTCCATTCACAGCCACACCTTCCCCTCCAACAAAACAGAAAGTAGGAAACAAGGCTGCCTTTTTAATTGCAATCAAATATGCTGTCTGAAGTCAGCCAGGGCCCCTGAGCCTGGCCAGAGAACCACCGTGCCACCTCGATGAGAGGATGGGAGCTGGGGTAAGGGTGGTTGGCTTCTTGCCCTCCTCACCACCTGTGCCTGAGGAGCCCAGAGTACTGTTTCCACTGTGGTCAGCCCAGCCTCTGGCTGCCTGCAGGAGGTGGAAGGCAAAGGGGAGGAAGGTGAGCCAGAGGCGGGGACCCCATTGCACACGCATGCAGACTTTCTCagtgtttgattttgtttgttctcCTCCTTTGCTAAAATGATCAAATAGTTGTGTGAAGCTGCTGCCAAGCCAGGGAGGGGTGGGACAGCACTACTGGACTGCAGCCCTCTGTTCCTCAGGTGTCCTGGGCCCAGCCTACTTCTGTATTTGGAACAGGAAGAGCCGCAGGTTAATGTTCTTGGCAGCCAGCAGCTTGTTGCACTCCACAGAGTCGATGATGGGCAGCGGCACATAGTCCGTCTCGTTGCTCTCATTGGTGAAGACAAAGTGGTAGATGACAGGACTGATCCTCACATCATCATATGGGCCCTTGAGCAGAAGAAAAGAACACTCCAGGGGCGCTGTGACCTTGCTCTTGAGGAGTAGCTGGAAGGAAAGTGTGCGCTTGCACGACAGGTTGGGGTTGCGCTCCGAGTCATTCACACGAGCCTTCAGGACCCATGTCTGGTTCAGTACTGTGAACCGTGGTGTTTCATAGTACAGGCGTGTGATGAAGTCATCAGTGCGATAAGGCCGGAACTGAACCTCTGTGGAGACAGACAGGGCCAGACAGCCAACTGTTAGTGCTGGGGAGGGCCAGGGGGTGGCGCCTTCCCCAACAGGCCAAGGACAGGCTCAGCCAGGGAGGAAGGCAACTTACCCAGATAGCGTGTTCTACTTGTCAAACGCAATTATGGCAAATGGAAGTGCACATTGGGGGAACAACTACAAACAGAATTAACACCAGTTAGCTGGAGAGTCCTGAGGCTGTGGGACATTAGGCCATGTGGCCCAGGAGTGGCCAACCCATAGAGCCACCCTCCTTACCCTCAGTCCCCTGTCCCCGAAGGGGCGGGGtaagcagacacacagacaggataCAGTTCTGAGAACAAGTGCACTTTATTGGTTCTGATACAAAGCTGCCAGAAAAGCCGGCAGGTGGGCAGATGGTATCTGGTCCTGCCCAAGGGGAGTGCCAAGTCCTTGATGTTGACTGTGATGTGGATTCTGCCCGGCTGTTTGTAGGCTGTCGCTTAGCAGGCAGACCTGCCTTTGCGGTCCTGTGGCTGGCACGTCCTGCTGTGGATGTATGGGCTCTTAGGTAGCCAGTCCTTCTTTTGGGGACAGGTCTTCCCACCCAGCCTCTGCTGTAGCCACATGGCCTGGCCCACCCAGACCCCACAGGCCATGAGATCAGCCAAGGCTATTCTTAACCAAGAACCAGAGTTTTCTGCTGATGCAGGCCCCTGGGCCCTTTGCATCTCAGGCCTGTTTGGGCTAGTCTAGGCAGCATGGCATGACTGACTGTCCAGGACTGCCCTGGGTGCTCTGAGCTGGCCACCTGCCGTAGGTTGAGCAGCAGAGGGAATGAAGTTTCCCCGAGTTGCCCCAGTATCAGCAGGTGCTTCTTGTTCTCTGGTACAAGTTGTGGTCTGGCTCCTGCTCCCCGACATGTTCAAAGTTGGTGGCAGATGCCTGGGAGCCATGAGATCCAGTGAGCATAGGCCCAGTTCAGTCTACTCATATGTAGGCATCCACTCCCAGTTCTACAGTCTGAGCTGAGACCCTCAGCTTGTTCTGGAGCCCTGTCCAAGCTTCTTGCCAGTCTTAGGAGGCCATGTGGCCTTCAGTGAACATCTGCAGACAGGACCTGACTTGATGGAATGCTCTTCTTGTTCTGTGCTCCAAAGGTAAGGCCCCCAAGCTCCCAGACTGCCCCAAACATACCCAATTTTCTAGTTAGACCCAACACCCCAAATCTGTGGATCCCCATACAGTGAGGGGGGGTCATCTTGCCAGggtggtgggcagaggcagggaggacaGGTGGgaaggacctctgtaagagccaTGCAGGTGCATCCCTCCTTTCACTCAATCTCCAACCTATCTTCTTCCCCAAGACATCTTCCTGCCCATCTGGAGCTTTCCCAGAGCTTGGCCATCGGCGCAGCCTGTGCCCACTCCCCAAAGCCTACTGCCTCTCTGGAGCCTCTAGCCCCAAACAGTACCTGTGTGGCATGCAGGGGAATGTGGGGTGCCTCACCTGTGTAGCCAATCTTCTCAAAGCTGAGCAGGCTGAAGATGCTGTTGTAGAGTTGCATCTCCTTGCGGTGGCTCTGATCCATCTCATCTAGGATCTCCATCAACTCATTGCCTGTCTTGGTTGGGTGAGCACATGCAGCTTCATGCACTGTCAGCTCATGGAAAGGGCCATGCCACGGGCAGCCAATACGCTTGTACTTGCACTGTGTCACCCTGGAAGGAGTTGAGAACAGTGGTCATCTCTGTGGCTGGGGCAAATAGCCGTGCCCAGAAGTATTTCATAGGCTACTTCTGTCCAACCACAAGCCCTTCCCTTTAAGACACAATGAATTTTGAGCGCAGCCACTCAGACCACACGTAGCTATGTATGTGAAAGAGGCAGGGAAACTGAAGGAGAGAGAACTCTACAGCTTTTAGCCAACATGCCTCCTGTGCCCAGTACTGATGTCTCTCTGCCTAGAGGTGAGTGGCTGTTGACTATGATACATAGCCTCATTCTAGGAAAGCTCTTGGTGCCAGGGCCTTGCCTGGCAAGTGGTTGTTTCTATGTGCTGGGACTGGGTTGCCAAACAAAAGAGTCTCACTCAAACTTTCCAGAGCTTTCAAACTGATCCTGCTGTACTGGACTTTCTAAGGGCCTAGCCAATAGCCACAGAGAATTCTAGAGGATTACGATCTTATCCAGAGAGCAACTAGTGTAGACCCTAACTGTCTTCTATGCAAAGGCATGCTCTCACCACCTGGGCCTACAGGGTTATTTCTGGGCTGTATATGTGGTCCCCAGGGCCCACATGTGTGATCACAAGGCCCCACCTTCACCATGGTTACCTGTCCTGGCATTCCTCTTTCTGGTGCCTCTCTAGGAGGGAGCGAGGGAACTGACGCAGACAGAAGCCACACTCTGAAGGCAGTTCGCTCACAGCTTTCTCCACGGCCAGGTTCCGGCAGCAGAGGCTCTTACTGATCTCACAACGACAGTTGGGACATGTGGCCTGCTCCTCCTTCAGCCGGGCATCTGCTAGTAGGTGGATAAAACAGCCAGCGCACATCAAGTGACCGTTAGTACACTgcggagaaggaaagggaggtgaAGCTCACAGTCCTGTGGATCCTTGCACGCACACGTGCCCACCCACACCTGCTGGGCTCAGTCAGAGCAGATGTCCTGAGGGATTTTAGGTGAGGAGAGTAGAGGAGTACCCACAGGTTCCCAAGTCTTGCTGGTATTTAACAAACACTGAGAGTTTCTTGGAGGGTCATGCCAGGATAGAGCTAACTCTGTTTTTGTCAAGAGCAGGTCCTTATCATGTCACGAGGGTCCTGGCTACATCTAAAGCAGTTTCCTGGATGGAAACTGACTTGACCACATCTGGGCTTGGAACCTGGCTTTTCCAGTTTTCCCATAAAAGCCTGTTTTTTTGCTTGACCTGGCAGGGATACCTAGCAAGCAGCTGTTCATGGGGGTCATGGTTGCTGCTGAAGCAGGCATGTTTCCCTTGGCTTCCAAAAGGCTATTCATGTGGGGACTAGGAGTGGCTCAGGTTGAGATCAATCCTGGCCCTTCCATAACCAGCCCTTGCTGATAATAGAGATGAGAACCAGCAGTTGCTAGCACCCAGGGAGGGCAACTACCTACTGGGGTTGCTCCAGAGCCAATGGCACAAAGCCTATGGCAGGCAGGAGGCTAAGTTGGCTCAGGCTGAAGTTAGGTGGGACCTGGTACTGAGTTGAGCTGATATAAACGGGATCAGCTGGAGCAGACCTGACAGCTGGAGGTCCTTGCTTACATAGACAAAAACTGTTAGAACCTGGGTCTCTTACAGAGTCAATATACACTGGGTATCATTTGGTACCACAAAAAATACTGGGTGGGTCGGGTTGGGCATGTGGCTCATCGATAGAATGCCTACCTAGCAAgcttgaggtcctgggttcaatcctcagtattgaaaaaagaaaattccagaaacaaaaaaaactggaTGGGTCAAGAACCCTATACCAGGGTGGGCTTCCACTATGAGAAAGCCCTCTCACACCATGAGGGACTCAGTGTTAAAGGGGAGACCaatagctgggtatggtggtgcacacctttaatcctagcactcgggaggcaaaggtaggtagatctctgtgagtttaaggccggtgtggtctacagagggagtttcaggacagccaggtctacacagagaagccctgtcttgaaaaacaaaaacaaaagggaaagagagagaaaccaatATATCAGGCTACCATGCTGCGGCTGCTCTGTACAGTGTAGTGTGCATTAGGAAAGAGACATAAGTAGTTACTGCCTGGCCACTCCAGGAGGTTCCATCTGCGTAACTGTCATGATTAATAAACCTTAGCTACCATCTTATCGCATGTGTCAACAGACTGTCTGATGGAACCTACATGCTTAAGACTGATGGTGACAGAAGTCTGATGCAGAACCCATGCCCACAGGGATACCATATATATCTATAGACAAACATAAGTTtgactgaaaaattaaaacatgcaACTATGAAGAGAGTAGCCTGGCTGATCTGGGCCTGGATAAAGAGGACATGGCAGGGGCCAGCCAGAATGTGGGCTATCTAAAATGGAGATGGAACAACCACTCTGCTGTGCCCACTCCAGGTCTGGAGCTGGGTACAGACGTGACATGCGCTGACCAAGGGCCCAAGTCACAGTCTTCTTATACCCCATCTGCCTGGGGACTTCCTGGGACAGTGACTACTGTTCCTTCTGGAAGGCAGGAGCGAATACAACACAAAATTAAATGCTCATCTATTTCAGAAAGGCAATCTCAGGACACCCCCATAGAAGCGGGGTATGACCACATAGCATCCTCCAAGAACTCTACCCAGAACTGGGAGTGGTATAagctcagaactcaggaggcagaggcagaggcaggactgtTTAAAGTAAGATTGGAATACAAAATGActtctgggctacataagaccctctCTTAAAAATAACAGAAGTTCACCCAGCAAGACACTGGCACTAGGATACCCCAGGACCTTGCAGCCCCACCAATCCACGTGCACAGCTTGAGTCACTTTCTGGCAAGCTGCCCGAACTTAGAGGAAGCTCTGGGC
This window contains:
- the LOC130888571 gene encoding zinc finger TRAF-type-containing protein 1 isoform X1, whose protein sequence is MSGAEEAGGGGPAAGPAGAVPAGVGVGAGPGAAAGPAAAALGEAAGPGLPDEAGLAGARQLQEAAGDPDAPPKKRLRAAEAAEAAAAAVAAGSGKLEERLYSVLCCTVCLDLPKASVYQCTNGHLMCAGCFIHLLADARLKEEQATCPNCRCEISKSLCCRNLAVEKAVSELPSECGFCLRQFPRSLLERHQKEECQDRVTQCKYKRIGCPWHGPFHELTVHEAACAHPTKTGNELMEILDEMDQSHRKEMQLYNSIFSLLSFEKIGYTEVQFRPYRTDDFITRLYYETPRFTVLNQTWVLKARVNDSERNPNLSCKRTLSFQLLLKSKVTAPLECSFLLLKGPYDDVRISPVIYHFVFTNESNETDYVPLPIIDSVECNKLLAAKNINLRLFLFQIQK
- the LOC130888571 gene encoding zinc finger TRAF-type-containing protein 1 isoform X7, with translation MVSKSRSEWSTVLSHLVLAAVSLHAAVSSVQCTNGHLMCAGCFIHLLADARLKEEQATCPNCRCEISKSLCCRNLAVEKAVSELPSECGFCLRQFPRSLLERHQKEECQDRVTQCKYKRIGCPWHGPFHELTVHEAACAHPTKTGNELMEILDEMDQSHRKEMQLYNSIFSLLSFEKIGYTEVQFRPYRTDDFITRLYYETPRFTVLNQTWVLKARVNDSERNPNLSCKRTLSFQLLLKSKVTAPLECSFLLLKGPYDDVRISPVIYHFVFTNESNETDYVPLPIIDSVECNKLLAAKNINLRLFLFQIQK
- the LOC130888571 gene encoding zinc finger TRAF-type-containing protein 1 isoform X2 gives rise to the protein MSGAEEAGGGGPAAGPAGAVPAGVGVGAGPGAAAGPAAAALGEAAGPGLPDEAGLAGARQLQEAAGDPDAPPKKRLRAAEAAEAAAAAVAAGSGKLEERLYSVLCCTVCLDLPKASVYQCTNGHLMCAGCFIHLLADARLKEEQATCPNCRCEISKSLCCRNLAVEKAVSELPSECGFCLRQFPRSLLERHQKEECQDRVTQCKYKRIGCPWHGPFHELTVHEAACAHPTKTGNELMEILDEMDQSHRKEMQLYNSIFSLLSFEKIGYTVVPPMCTSICHNCV
- the LOC130888571 gene encoding zinc finger TRAF-type-containing protein 1 isoform X3, which gives rise to MSGAEEAGGGGPAAGPAGAVPAGVGVGAGPGAAAGPAAAALGEAAGPGLPDEAGLAGARQLQEAAGDPDAPPKKRLRAAEAAEAAAAAVAAGSGKLEERLYSVLCCTVCLDLPKASVYQCTNGHLMCAGCFIHLLADARLKEEQATCPNCRCEISKSLCCRNLAVEKAVSELPSECGFCLRQFPRSLLERHQKEECQDRVTQCKYKRIGCPWHGPFHELTVHEAACAHPTKTGNELMEILDEMDQSHRKEMQLYNSIFSLLSFEKIGYTGICHQL
- the LOC130888571 gene encoding zinc finger TRAF-type-containing protein 1 isoform X4; this encodes MSGAEEAGGGGPAAGPAGAVPAGVGVGAGPGAAAGPAAAALGEAAGPGLPDEAGLAGARQLQEAAGDPDAPPKKRLRAAEAAEAAAAAVAAGSGKLEERLYSVLCCTVCLDLPKASVYQCTNGHLMCAGCFIHLLADARLKEEQATCPNCRCEISKSLCCRNLAVEKAVSELPSECGFCLRQFPRSLLERHQKEECQDRVTQCKYKRIGCPWHGPFHELTVHEAACAHPTKTGNELMEILDEMDQSHRKEMQLYNSIFSLLSFEKIGYTDVH